Proteins from a single region of Streptomyces sp. TN58:
- the rsmG gene encoding 16S rRNA (guanine(527)-N(7))-methyltransferase RsmG yields MTEAAELPEAPEEARAVFGEFFPEAVRYAELLADAGVKRGLIGPREVPRLWERHLLNCAVLSEVVPQGVTVCDVGSGAGLPGIPLALVRRDLKITLLEPLLRRTTFLQEAVELLGLDHVTVMRGRAEEVLGKLQPVHVVTARAVAPLDRLAGWGVPLLRPYGEMLALKGDTAEEELVSAKTALTKLGVVKTSVLQVGKGLVDPLSTVVRVEVGESPGGVRFAAKRAKAARVSRSRRRR; encoded by the coding sequence GTGACGGAGGCAGCTGAGCTTCCCGAGGCGCCCGAAGAGGCGCGCGCGGTGTTCGGTGAGTTTTTCCCGGAAGCTGTGCGGTATGCGGAGCTGCTCGCGGACGCGGGAGTCAAGCGCGGCCTGATCGGCCCGCGTGAGGTGCCGCGGCTGTGGGAGCGGCACCTGCTGAACTGCGCGGTGCTGTCGGAGGTGGTGCCCCAGGGCGTCACTGTCTGCGACGTGGGCTCCGGTGCGGGTCTGCCCGGCATCCCGCTGGCACTGGTACGCCGGGATCTCAAGATCACTCTGCTCGAACCGCTGCTGCGTCGGACGACCTTCCTCCAGGAGGCCGTGGAGCTGCTGGGGCTCGACCACGTCACGGTGATGCGCGGGCGGGCCGAGGAGGTCCTCGGCAAGCTCCAGCCGGTGCATGTGGTGACGGCGCGCGCGGTGGCTCCACTGGACCGGCTGGCCGGCTGGGGCGTTCCCCTGCTGCGCCCGTACGGGGAGATGCTGGCGCTCAAGGGCGACACGGCCGAGGAGGAGCTGGTGTCGGCCAAGACGGCGCTGACCAAGCTCGGTGTGGTGAAGACCTCGGTGCTCCAGGTGGGCAAGGGCCTGGTGGACCCGTTGTCGACGGTGGTTCGAGTCGAGGTCGGAGAAAGCCCCGGTGGAGTGAGGTTCGCGGCCAAGCGGGCTAAGGCCGCCAGGGTGAGCCGGTCGCGTCGGCGTCGTTGA
- a CDS encoding ParA family protein produces the protein MAGSVHREPDAEESDTVRSDANLAGPMADPVPGPRSEPVGEDVSRETSPPPLVDNETPIGRSAQLAAEAMGRSGVAMPRPEETRVIVVANQKGGVGKTTTTVNLAASLALNGARVLVVDLDPQGNASTALGIDHHADVPSIYHVLVDSRPLMEVVQPVVDVEGLFCAPATIDLAGAEIELVSLVARESRLQRAIQAYDQPLDYILIDCPPSLGLLTVNALVAGAEVLIPIQCEYYALEGLGQLLRNVDLVRAHLNPALHVSTILLTMYDGRTRLASQVAEEVRSHFGKEVLRTSIPRSVRISEAPSYGQTVLTYDPGSSGSLSYMEAAREIAYRGVGMRYESQHAHLGAGMNSTQSVAEGIQ, from the coding sequence ATGGCAGGCTCTGTTCATCGCGAGCCAGATGCCGAGGAGAGTGACACCGTGCGGTCCGACGCCAACCTCGCGGGGCCGATGGCCGACCCGGTCCCCGGTCCCCGCTCAGAACCCGTGGGTGAGGATGTTTCACGTGAAACATCGCCCCCACCCCTCGTAGACAACGAGACCCCCATCGGTCGATCCGCCCAGCTGGCGGCCGAGGCCATGGGGCGCTCCGGTGTGGCCATGCCGCGCCCGGAAGAGACCCGCGTCATCGTCGTCGCCAACCAGAAGGGCGGCGTGGGTAAGACCACGACGACCGTGAATCTGGCGGCTTCGCTGGCCCTGAACGGGGCCCGGGTGCTCGTGGTCGACCTCGACCCGCAGGGGAACGCGTCCACCGCTCTGGGCATCGACCACCACGCCGACGTGCCGTCCATCTACCACGTGCTCGTGGACAGCCGGCCTCTCATGGAGGTCGTCCAGCCCGTCGTGGACGTCGAGGGGCTCTTCTGTGCTCCGGCCACGATCGACCTGGCAGGCGCGGAGATCGAGCTGGTGTCGCTCGTGGCGAGGGAGAGCCGGCTTCAGCGGGCGATCCAGGCGTACGACCAGCCTCTCGACTACATCCTGATCGACTGCCCGCCCTCCCTCGGACTGCTGACGGTGAACGCTCTCGTGGCGGGCGCCGAGGTGCTGATTCCGATCCAGTGCGAGTACTACGCGCTGGAGGGTCTGGGCCAGCTGCTGCGCAATGTCGATCTGGTGCGGGCCCACCTGAACCCGGCCCTGCACGTGTCGACCATCCTGCTGACGATGTACGACGGCAGGACGCGGCTGGCCTCGCAGGTGGCGGAGGAGGTGCGCAGCCACTTCGGCAAGGAGGTGCTGCGGACGAGCATCCCCCGGTCGGTGCGAATTTCCGAAGCGCCGAGCTATGGGCAGACGGTGCTCACGTATGACCCGGGTTCCAGCGGTTCCCTCTCCTACATGGAGGCGGCGCGAGAGATCGCGTATCGGGGAGTCGGTATGCGATACGAGTCCCAGCACGCCCACCTGGGCGCGGGCATGAACAGCACGCAGAGTGTGGCGGAGGGGATCCAGTGA
- a CDS encoding ParB/RepB/Spo0J family partition protein: MSERRRGLGRGLAALIPQAPQEKTLPTGGAGSTSPTAVPELPSERGIAAAKLAALAQADVSRETSLAVVTVDEPATGPGPESSGPEANTVAGAMFAELPMDTITPNPRQPREVFDEDALAELVTSIQEVGLLQPVVVRQSAPGRYELIMGERRWRACREAGLEAIPAIIRATDDEKLLLDALLENLHRAQLNPLEEAAAYDQLLQDFNCTHDQLADRIGRSRPQVSNTLRLLKLSPPVQRRVAAGVLSAGHARALLSVEDSAEQDKLAHRIVAEGLSVRAVEEIVTLMASEPSSMVKPKGPRAGARVSPALSELATRLSDRFETRVKVDLGQKKGKITVEFASMEDLERILGTLAPGEGRVLDQGLAGE; the protein is encoded by the coding sequence GTGAGCGAGCGACGTAGAGGGCTGGGACGGGGGCTCGCTGCTCTGATCCCGCAGGCTCCCCAGGAGAAGACGCTGCCGACGGGCGGTGCCGGTTCCACCTCGCCGACAGCGGTACCGGAGCTGCCGTCCGAGCGCGGGATCGCGGCGGCGAAGCTCGCTGCGCTGGCGCAGGCCGACGTTTCACGTGAAACATCGCTGGCGGTCGTCACGGTGGACGAGCCGGCTACGGGGCCTGGACCGGAGTCGTCGGGGCCCGAGGCGAACACGGTGGCGGGAGCGATGTTCGCGGAGCTTCCGATGGACACGATCACGCCGAACCCGCGGCAGCCGCGCGAGGTGTTCGACGAAGACGCGCTCGCCGAGCTGGTGACCTCCATTCAGGAGGTGGGTCTGCTCCAGCCGGTGGTCGTGCGGCAGTCGGCTCCCGGCCGCTATGAGCTGATCATGGGTGAGCGGCGCTGGCGCGCCTGCCGGGAAGCAGGACTGGAGGCCATTCCGGCGATCATCCGCGCGACGGATGACGAGAAGCTCCTGCTGGATGCGCTCCTGGAGAACCTGCACCGGGCTCAGCTCAACCCGCTGGAAGAGGCTGCGGCCTACGACCAACTGCTCCAGGACTTCAACTGCACGCACGACCAGCTGGCCGACCGGATCGGTCGTTCGCGGCCCCAGGTCTCGAACACCCTGCGACTGCTGAAGCTGTCGCCTCCGGTGCAGCGTCGGGTTGCCGCCGGTGTGCTCTCCGCGGGGCACGCCCGGGCACTGCTCTCGGTGGAGGACTCTGCGGAGCAGGACAAGCTGGCGCATCGCATCGTGGCCGAGGGCTTGTCCGTGCGCGCTGTCGAGGAGATCGTGACGCTGATGGCCTCGGAGCCGTCGAGCATGGTCAAGCCGAAGGGCCCGCGTGCCGGGGCCCGGGTCTCCCCGGCGCTCAGTGAGCTGGCGACGCGGCTGTCGGACCGCTTCGAGACCCGGGTGAAGGTGGATCTGGGCCAGAAGAAGGGCAAGATCACCGTCGAGTTCGCCTCGATGGAGGATCTGGAGCGAATTCTCGGGACGTTGGCGCCGGGTGAGGGCCGGGTGCTGGATCAGGGCCTCGCCGGGGAGTGA
- a CDS encoding GNAT family N-acetyltransferase, protein MGRRLVPLTLDNLQDLPRRCRSCVFWELDPVSGEAAVKTGTSATEKEAWISAVLLEWGSCGRVVYVDEVPVGFVLYAPPAYVPRATAFPTSPVSPDAVQLITAWIMPGYQGQGLGRVMVQTVAKDLLRRGFRAIEAFGDAQWEGPACLLPADHLLAVGFKTVRPHPAHPRLRLELRSTLSWKEDVELALDRLLGAARKEPALRPL, encoded by the coding sequence ATGGGTCGTCGGCTGGTACCGCTCACGCTGGACAACCTCCAGGATCTGCCCCGACGTTGCCGGTCCTGCGTCTTCTGGGAACTGGACCCGGTCAGCGGTGAGGCCGCCGTGAAGACGGGCACCTCGGCGACGGAGAAGGAGGCATGGATCTCCGCTGTCCTGCTGGAGTGGGGATCCTGCGGCCGCGTGGTCTATGTGGACGAGGTTCCGGTGGGCTTCGTCTTGTACGCCCCGCCGGCTTACGTCCCACGGGCCACTGCCTTCCCGACGAGCCCGGTCTCACCGGACGCCGTCCAGCTCATCACCGCGTGGATCATGCCGGGGTACCAGGGCCAGGGGCTGGGCCGGGTCATGGTGCAGACGGTGGCCAAAGACCTCCTGCGCAGGGGGTTCCGGGCGATCGAGGCCTTCGGAGACGCACAGTGGGAGGGGCCGGCCTGCCTGCTGCCGGCGGACCACCTCCTGGCCGTGGGGTTCAAGACGGTACGTCCGCACCCGGCCCACCCCCGACTGCGACTGGAACTGCGGTCCACCCTGTCCTGGAAGGAAGACGTTGAGCTGGCCCTGGACCGACTGCTGGGCGCGGCTCGCAAGGAGCCGGCGTTGCGTCCGCTCTGA
- the trxA gene encoding thioredoxin, whose protein sequence is MAGTLKNVTDADFDAEVLRSDKPVLVDFWAAWCGPCRQIAPSLEAIAAEYGDQIEIVKLNIDENPATAAKYGVMSIPTLNVYQGGEVAKTIVGAKPKAAILRDLSDFVEVKTA, encoded by the coding sequence GTGGCCGGCACCCTCAAGAACGTGACCGACGCAGACTTCGACGCCGAGGTCCTCAGGAGCGACAAGCCCGTACTGGTGGACTTCTGGGCCGCCTGGTGCGGCCCGTGCCGCCAGATCGCCCCGTCGCTGGAGGCCATCGCCGCCGAGTACGGCGACCAGATCGAAATCGTCAAGCTCAACATCGACGAGAACCCGGCCACAGCCGCCAAGTACGGCGTCATGTCCATCCCCACGCTCAACGTCTACCAGGGCGGCGAGGTCGCCAAGACGATCGTCGGGGCGAAGCCGAAGGCCGCCATCCTGCGCGACCTCTCCGACTTCGTCGAGGTCAAGACCGCCTGA
- the trxB gene encoding thioredoxin-disulfide reductase, whose protein sequence is MSDVRNVIIIGSGPAGYTAALYTARASLKPLVFEGAVTAGGALMNTTDVENFPGFQDGIMGPDLMDNMRAQAERFGAELVPDDIVSVDLTGEIKTVTDTAGAVHRAKAVIVTTGSQHRKLGLPNEDALSGRGVSWCATCDGFFFKDHDIAVVGGGDTAIEEATFLSRFAKSVTIVHRRDSLRASKAMQDRAFADPKIKFAWDSEVAEIHGEQKLSGLTLRNTKTGETSELPVTGLFIAVGHDPRTELFKDQLDLDDEGYLKVDAPSTRTSVTGVFGAGDVVDHTYRQAITAAGTGCSAALDAERFLAALADAEKAAHAAV, encoded by the coding sequence GTGAGCGACGTTCGAAACGTGATCATCATCGGCTCCGGGCCGGCCGGTTACACCGCCGCCCTGTACACCGCACGCGCTTCGCTCAAGCCGCTGGTCTTCGAAGGCGCCGTCACCGCCGGTGGCGCCCTGATGAACACCACCGACGTGGAGAACTTCCCGGGCTTCCAGGACGGCATCATGGGCCCGGACCTCATGGACAACATGCGTGCCCAGGCCGAGCGCTTCGGCGCCGAGCTGGTCCCGGACGACATCGTCTCCGTGGACCTCACCGGTGAGATCAAGACCGTCACCGACACCGCCGGCGCGGTGCACCGTGCCAAGGCCGTCATCGTGACCACCGGCTCGCAGCACCGCAAGCTCGGCCTGCCCAACGAGGACGCACTCTCCGGCCGCGGTGTCTCCTGGTGCGCCACCTGCGACGGCTTCTTCTTCAAGGACCATGACATCGCCGTCGTCGGCGGCGGCGACACCGCGATCGAGGAGGCCACCTTCCTCTCCCGGTTCGCCAAGTCCGTCACGATCGTCCACCGCCGTGACAGCCTGCGCGCCTCGAAGGCGATGCAGGACCGCGCCTTCGCCGACCCCAAGATCAAGTTCGCCTGGGACAGCGAGGTCGCCGAGATCCACGGCGAGCAGAAGCTTTCCGGCCTCACCCTGCGGAACACCAAGACCGGTGAGACCTCCGAGCTGCCCGTGACCGGCCTCTTCATCGCCGTAGGCCACGACCCGCGCACCGAGTTGTTCAAGGACCAGCTGGACCTCGACGACGAGGGCTACCTCAAGGTCGACGCCCCCTCCACCCGGACCAGCGTCACCGGAGTGTTCGGCGCCGGCGACGTCGTGGACCACACCTACCGTCAGGCCATCACCGCCGCCGGCACCGGTTGCTCGGCCGCCCTCGACGCCGAGCGCTTCCTCGCGGCCCTCGCGGACGCCGAGAAGGCGGCTCACGCAGCGGTCTGA
- the sigM gene encoding RNA polymerase sigma factor SigM, whose amino-acid sequence MREGTTEGHTDRELLDRHVAGDPDAFGELVRRHRDRLWAVALRTLGDREEAADAVQDALVSAYRAAHTFRGESAVTTWLHRITVNACLDRARKAASRRTTPLDDTERLERLLEPHESADAPAERQDLHRQLLAALRTLPDEQRAALVLVDMQGYPVAEAADILDVPTGTVKSRCARGRAKLLPLLTHLRTNAGDNTATGRGRNRTPGTPVPPAAGPRQPDPDAVKGGGGRP is encoded by the coding sequence ATGCGAGAAGGAACCACGGAGGGGCACACCGACCGGGAGCTCCTGGATCGGCACGTGGCCGGTGACCCCGATGCGTTCGGGGAGCTCGTGCGGCGGCATCGGGACCGGTTGTGGGCCGTGGCGCTGCGGACGCTGGGGGACCGGGAGGAGGCCGCGGACGCCGTGCAGGACGCCCTGGTCTCCGCGTACCGGGCCGCGCACACCTTCCGCGGGGAATCCGCCGTCACCACCTGGCTGCACCGGATCACCGTCAACGCCTGCCTCGACCGTGCCCGCAAGGCCGCCTCGCGCAGAACGACACCCCTGGACGACACGGAGCGCCTGGAGCGCCTTCTGGAGCCCCACGAGTCCGCCGACGCACCCGCGGAGCGCCAGGACCTCCACCGTCAGCTCCTGGCCGCTCTCAGGACCCTCCCGGACGAGCAGCGGGCCGCGCTGGTCCTCGTCGACATGCAGGGATACCCCGTCGCCGAAGCCGCAGACATCCTCGACGTGCCCACTGGCACGGTGAAGAGCCGGTGCGCCCGCGGTCGGGCGAAACTCCTGCCGCTCCTCACTCATCTGCGCACGAATGCCGGGGATAACACCGCCACCGGGCGGGGAAGGAACCGGACGCCGGGCACGCCCGTCCCACCAGCGGCAGGACCCAGGCAACCAGACCCAGATGCTGTGAAGGGCGGAGGTGGACGACCGTGA
- a CDS encoding protein kinase family protein: MAERSTAAVDVADNDGDEPSAAQAAQATSDGVDTQNGRAADGPMPEKDGERTNPASTAAPELHSGHKLARRYRLEECVTRVDGFSSWRAMDEKLRRAVGVHLMPADHSRARSVLAAARSSALLGDPRFVQVLDAVEENDLVYVVHEWLPDATELTALLAAGPLEAHEAYQLVSQVSQAMAAAHREGLAHLRLTPSAILRTSTGQWRIRGLAVNAALRGITSETPQRADTEAIGALLYAALTQRWPYESDAYGLAGLPKGVGLIAPDQVRAGVHRGLGELAMRALANDGATASRQEPACTTPEELSKAVAAMPRIRPPEPAFTAPPEYQHTTYQQGSYGRTTPPGVTTVQSMPVAPPPPPLQSRTGRALKWGVAALLIAALGLGSWQLADTLLERGTQKGNSGTTNTTKPGTDDNPKETVPAEALKIRDASVLGGSVKPALAPKTIDGDQESAWITPEYYNYANFGRLEQENDGSGIIVDLGEVRDVSGLDVDMYVGGQTVEVLAAAPEATSPNSVAAFAQRITKLERTDKKLQPALEKPIRTRYVLIHVTELPASGGGYRGGISEIKVLGPAS; this comes from the coding sequence GTGGCGGAACGTAGCACGGCTGCCGTCGACGTGGCTGACAACGACGGCGACGAGCCGTCTGCCGCTCAGGCGGCACAGGCCACGTCCGACGGGGTGGACACCCAGAACGGACGAGCCGCGGACGGACCCATGCCCGAAAAGGACGGCGAACGCACGAACCCGGCCTCCACGGCCGCACCCGAACTCCACAGCGGCCACAAGCTCGCCAGACGCTACCGGCTGGAAGAGTGCGTCACCCGTGTGGACGGATTCAGCAGTTGGCGCGCGATGGACGAGAAGCTGCGCCGCGCCGTGGGTGTGCACCTGATGCCCGCCGACCACTCGCGGGCTCGCTCCGTCCTGGCCGCCGCCCGCTCGTCCGCCCTCCTCGGCGACCCGCGGTTCGTCCAGGTGCTCGACGCCGTGGAGGAGAACGACCTCGTCTACGTCGTCCACGAGTGGCTGCCCGATGCCACCGAGCTCACCGCTCTGCTCGCCGCGGGCCCGCTGGAGGCCCATGAGGCCTACCAGCTCGTCAGCCAGGTCTCCCAGGCGATGGCCGCCGCGCACCGCGAGGGCCTGGCCCACCTGCGGCTTACGCCGAGCGCGATACTGCGTACATCCACGGGCCAGTGGCGCATTCGCGGCCTGGCCGTCAACGCGGCGCTGCGCGGCATCACCAGCGAGACCCCGCAGCGTGCCGACACCGAAGCCATCGGCGCCCTGCTGTACGCCGCCCTGACGCAGCGCTGGCCGTACGAGAGCGACGCGTACGGCCTCGCCGGCCTGCCCAAGGGGGTCGGCCTGATCGCCCCCGACCAGGTCCGCGCAGGCGTCCACCGGGGCCTGGGCGAGCTCGCCATGCGCGCGCTCGCCAACGACGGGGCCACCGCCTCCCGCCAGGAGCCGGCCTGCACCACCCCGGAGGAACTGTCCAAGGCGGTGGCGGCGATGCCCCGCATCCGGCCGCCGGAGCCCGCGTTCACGGCTCCGCCGGAGTACCAGCACACCACCTACCAGCAGGGCAGCTACGGCCGCACCACGCCTCCCGGTGTGACCACCGTCCAGAGCATGCCCGTCGCGCCCCCGCCGCCGCCCCTGCAGAGCCGTACCGGCCGCGCGCTCAAGTGGGGTGTCGCCGCCCTGCTCATCGCCGCCCTCGGCCTGGGCAGCTGGCAGCTGGCCGACACCCTCCTGGAACGCGGCACCCAGAAGGGCAACAGCGGCACCACCAACACCACCAAGCCGGGCACGGACGACAACCCGAAGGAGACCGTGCCTGCGGAGGCCCTGAAGATTCGAGACGCCTCCGTTCTCGGGGGTTCGGTGAAGCCGGCATTGGCCCCGAAGACCATCGACGGTGATCAGGAATCCGCCTGGATCACCCCCGAGTACTACAACTACGCCAACTTCGGACGCCTGGAGCAGGAGAACGACGGCAGCGGAATCATCGTCGACCTGGGCGAAGTCAGGGACGTGTCGGGGCTCGACGTCGACATGTACGTGGGGGGGCAGACGGTAGAGGTGCTCGCCGCAGCCCCGGAGGCCACGAGCCCAAACTCCGTCGCCGCCTTCGCCCAGCGGATCACCAAGCTGGAGCGGACTGACAAGAAGCTCCAGCCAGCGCTGGAGAAGCCGATCCGCACGCGCTATGTGCTGATCCATGTCACGGAGCTGCCCGCTTCCGGTGGGGGATATCGCGGCGGGATCAGTGAGATCAAGGTGCTCGGCCCCGCGTCATGA